Proteins encoded together in one Schumannella luteola window:
- a CDS encoding alpha-mannosidase: MHDTAALIEARIRRSYRERILPAAYSATAPVEVTAWEAPGEPVPFAEAVGQTFEPFEMGRMWGRPWGTTWLRVTGTVPADWPADAIELVADLGFLPSGPGFQSEGLIWSEDGVVVKGLEPKNTFVPVPAGPGESFTLYIEAASNPDVGSDWSNTPTPLGDLATAPRDPIYRFTGAHLGVFDREAFALERDVWTLLGVLENLPVDSTRRAGLLRALERAIDVLDPDDVSATAAAARAEIAGVLADRAAGSTHRTVAVGHAHIDSAWLWPVRETRRKVARTFSNVLDLMDRYPDFVFAASSAQQYAWMKEGYPELFERIRARVKEGRFVPVGGMWVESDTNMPGGEAMARQFVFGKGFFLREFGVETKEVWLPDSFGYSAGLPQIVAASASDNFLTQKISWNETNVMPHHTFLWEGLDGTRIFTHFPPVDTYNSDLSGTDLARAESQNRERGVSDLSLVPYGYGDGGGGPTREMIETAHRKHDLDGSAKVDLKRPDEFFAEARASLPKPAVWSGELYLEFHRGTYTSQSRTKEGNRRSEHLLREAELWAATAAVRAGAAYPADALRQAWETVLLQQFHDILPGSSIAWVHQDAERNYAAVAESLEGLIGDALGTLSGGAEASTGAGEPVAFNASPVEVDGIPALSAGVVRRASTRVTATDDGGAELASDSLTARLDREGHLVSLVRRDGAAGAGREAIAPGGRGNELQFFRDTPNQWDAWDIDAAYQRIPIDAVSTESLTIEGDTVVLHRTVGESSIVQRLALSGDGRGLEIETEIDWHERQKLLKLAFSFDVHAATAASEVQFGHVRRATHANTSWDMARFETSAHRWVHVDEPGFGVTVANDRVYGHDVTRTTRDDGGTTTLVRESLLRAPTFPDPHADQGRHVFHHVIVPGELLDGIGAGYRVNLPLRTVAGGAGSADGAEAAGAALAAEPLVKVTGPASASILIDAVKLAEDGSGDVVVRLYEARGGRAAGRLEPGFAAGAAVRTDLLERALEGAAATDGGRGATSDDALELNLRPFELVTVRIPRA; this comes from the coding sequence CGGAGGGGCTGATCTGGTCGGAGGACGGCGTCGTCGTCAAGGGACTCGAGCCGAAGAACACCTTCGTGCCGGTGCCCGCCGGGCCGGGGGAGAGCTTCACGCTCTACATCGAAGCCGCGTCGAACCCCGACGTCGGCAGCGACTGGAGCAACACCCCGACGCCGCTCGGCGACCTCGCCACGGCGCCGCGCGATCCGATCTACCGCTTCACCGGCGCGCATCTCGGCGTCTTCGATCGTGAGGCCTTCGCGCTCGAGCGGGATGTGTGGACGCTGCTCGGCGTGCTCGAGAACCTGCCGGTCGACTCGACGCGTCGTGCCGGGCTGCTGCGCGCGCTCGAGCGCGCGATCGACGTGCTCGACCCCGACGACGTGAGCGCGACGGCCGCGGCCGCCCGTGCGGAGATCGCCGGCGTACTCGCCGACCGCGCCGCCGGCAGCACCCACCGCACGGTCGCCGTGGGCCACGCGCACATCGACTCCGCCTGGCTGTGGCCGGTGCGCGAGACCCGCCGCAAGGTCGCCCGCACCTTCTCGAACGTGCTCGACCTGATGGACCGTTACCCCGACTTCGTCTTCGCCGCATCCAGCGCCCAGCAGTACGCCTGGATGAAGGAGGGCTACCCCGAGCTGTTCGAGCGCATCCGCGCGCGGGTGAAGGAGGGGCGCTTCGTGCCGGTCGGCGGCATGTGGGTCGAGAGCGACACCAACATGCCGGGCGGCGAGGCGATGGCCCGTCAGTTCGTGTTCGGGAAGGGCTTCTTCCTGCGCGAGTTCGGCGTCGAGACGAAGGAGGTCTGGCTGCCCGACAGCTTCGGCTACTCGGCCGGCCTGCCGCAGATCGTCGCCGCCTCGGCGAGCGACAACTTCCTCACCCAGAAGATCTCGTGGAACGAGACCAACGTCATGCCGCACCACACCTTCCTCTGGGAGGGGCTCGACGGCACGCGCATCTTCACCCACTTCCCGCCGGTCGACACCTACAACTCCGATCTCTCGGGCACCGACCTGGCCCGGGCCGAGAGCCAGAACCGCGAGCGCGGCGTCAGCGACCTGTCGCTCGTGCCCTACGGCTACGGCGACGGCGGCGGCGGACCCACCCGCGAGATGATCGAGACCGCGCATCGCAAGCACGACCTCGACGGCTCGGCGAAGGTCGACCTCAAGCGGCCCGACGAGTTCTTCGCCGAGGCGCGCGCCTCGCTGCCGAAGCCGGCGGTCTGGTCGGGCGAGCTCTACCTCGAGTTCCACCGCGGCACCTACACCTCGCAGTCGCGCACCAAGGAGGGCAACCGCCGCAGCGAGCACCTGCTGCGCGAGGCGGAGCTGTGGGCGGCGACGGCGGCCGTGCGGGCCGGTGCCGCCTACCCGGCGGATGCGCTGCGTCAGGCGTGGGAGACCGTGCTGCTGCAGCAGTTCCATGACATCCTGCCCGGCTCGTCCATCGCCTGGGTGCACCAGGACGCGGAGCGCAACTACGCCGCGGTGGCTGAGAGCCTCGAGGGGCTGATCGGCGACGCGCTCGGGACGCTCAGCGGGGGCGCGGAGGCCTCGACCGGCGCCGGCGAGCCGGTCGCGTTCAACGCGAGCCCGGTCGAGGTGGACGGGATCCCGGCGCTCTCGGCGGGCGTCGTGCGCCGCGCATCCACCCGTGTCACCGCGACGGATGACGGCGGAGCCGAGCTGGCGAGCGACAGCCTGACCGCGCGGCTCGACCGCGAGGGGCACCTCGTGTCGCTCGTGCGGCGCGACGGCGCTGCCGGCGCCGGTCGTGAGGCGATCGCGCCGGGAGGGCGCGGCAACGAGCTGCAGTTCTTCCGCGACACCCCGAACCAGTGGGACGCGTGGGACATCGACGCGGCCTACCAGCGCATCCCGATCGACGCGGTCAGCACCGAGTCGCTGACGATCGAGGGCGACACGGTCGTGCTGCACCGCACGGTCGGCGAGTCGAGCATCGTGCAGCGCCTCGCGCTGTCGGGCGACGGCCGCGGCCTCGAGATCGAGACCGAGATCGACTGGCACGAGCGGCAGAAGCTGCTCAAGCTCGCCTTCTCCTTCGACGTGCACGCCGCGACCGCCGCGAGCGAGGTGCAGTTCGGCCACGTGCGCCGCGCCACCCACGCGAACACCTCGTGGGACATGGCGCGCTTCGAGACGAGCGCCCACCGCTGGGTGCACGTCGACGAGCCCGGCTTCGGCGTGACCGTCGCGAACGACCGCGTCTACGGCCACGACGTGACCCGCACGACGCGCGACGACGGCGGCACCACGACGCTCGTGCGCGAGTCGCTGCTGCGCGCGCCCACCTTCCCCGACCCGCACGCCGACCAGGGGCGGCACGTGTTCCACCACGTGATCGTGCCCGGCGAGCTGCTCGACGGCATCGGCGCGGGATACCGCGTCAATCTGCCGCTGCGCACGGTCGCGGGCGGAGCCGGCAGCGCGGACGGCGCTGAGGCGGCCGGCGCGGCGCTCGCCGCAGAGCCGCTGGTGAAGGTCACGGGACCGGCGTCGGCATCCATCCTGATCGATGCGGTCAAGCTGGCCGAAGACGGGTCGGGGGATGTCGTGGTGCGGCTCTACGAGGCGCGAGGCGGCCGTGCCGCCGGTCGCCTCGAGCCCGGCTTCGCCGCCGGCGCCGCCGTGCGCACCGACCTGCTCGAGCGCGCGCTCGAGGGGGCGGCCGCGACGGACGGCGGTCGTGGGGCGACCTCGGACGACGCGCTCGAGCTGAACCTGCGTCCCTTCGAGCTGGTGACGGTGCGCATCCCGCGCGCCTGA